CTATCAGGATCTCTgtaacattttgtaataaaacaatAACCTGTTACATCGACTTGGGTTTTAAAACACCTGCCTTGTAGCCTGCAGGATGAACTCACCAGGACGCAGGGTGAATTAAAGCGTTTGCAGTTTGACAGACAGGCACAGCAGGAGAAACTGCAGATGATGTTGGCTGAGCTGCGGGGGGAACTGCTGGACAAAACCAGGGAGCTGGAGGATCTGCGTTTGCAGGTACACTGAGCTGCAAAAGTGCAATTAATTCATATTTCACTGGGAAAAAGAGTCATTCATAAATTCAACTTAATGGAGATTATTTTTctaatttacagggtggggaagcaaaatgtacaatattttgaggcagggattgaaagacagtgtatgaccaattagtttattgaaagtcatgagaatttatttgccacaagaaaatttacataatagaaaatgtttttattctatgtatcctccttctttctcaataactgccttcacacgcttcctgaaacttgcgcaagtgttcctcaaatattccggtgacaacttctcccattcttctttaatacagtagtatcttccagactttctcgtaatagttttgctcatagtcattctcttctttacattataaacagtctttatggacactccaactatttttgaaatctcctttggtgtgacgactGCATTCAGCAAGTCACACACTTTTTGACGtttcctttcctgattactcatatgggcaaaagtttctgaaaaggtatggataacagagttaggtatgattatgaaatcaatatatgtttagtttcaaaacaattgatgtagtgcctgctgagaaaaaacaactaaatgttcattgtaaattttgcttccccaccctgtaagcttGTCTTTGTGGTAGTCTTTGCAATGCAACTTgattgtgttaaatgtgtgtgtgtgtgtgtgtgtgtgtgtgtgtgtgtgtgtgtgtgtgtgtgtgtgtgttgagcagGTAATGACCCCTCAGCGGTTGGAGCTGCTCAGAGCTCAGGTGCAGCAGGAGATGGAGGCTCCAGTCAGAGAACGCTTCAATAAACTAGAGGAGGTCAGTCAGCCTGTCTGTGGTAATTTTAGTTTGTAGAGTATTCTGCATTCTACAGTGGACAAGAGATCTTTGTGATGGGTTTTTGCTGGCTTTTTGGGAGATTTTTCAAATGTTATGTCAAGCAGTGCTGATGTGAAATAACCAAACATGGCACATAAATGTGTGACTGGACAGAATGTTAAACAAGCCTGGTGTTTTGAAGTATGTCTATGTGGCAGATGCTTTTAAGGTACACAAATAAGTCACTGAATACCTTGTGGTGAATGCTGAAAAAGCtgatgtcttttataattcccACTTTGAGTTAAAGTTAGTAGTTTAACCCAAAAacagccagtgctacttttgtggcagttatcccaaatgaatttttctctatttctacctctcttaactgatttatcaccatcatcATGGTCCAGAGATTGGCTCTGATTGCTCCTCGTAAATCTCTTGAAATTCTCCTGACGTCTGGTGTCTCTTGAAGGACTGGTCCTTGTCTCCTCTTAACTGATTTGTCGCTAATGTGTGTGGTTCTTTGAAGGAGGCAGAGAAGTACAGATCTGAATACAACAAGTTGCGGTATGAGTTCACCTTCCTCAAGTCCCAGTTTGATCACCAGAGAGAAGAACACGCCCACACATTGGAGGAGCGAAGGATCCGCTACGAGGCAGAGGTCAGTTTTTTATGGCTGGTTTAAATCAAATGATAATGTCATCAACAGTCCATTGATGTCAAGATCCCTAAAATCCAATATTCCTTGTTGTCAGATCTCTCGCCTGGAGAAGGATAAAGAGGACATTGTGGCCCAGTACCAGGGTTCTGACCCACTGTGTGATGAGAAACGAGTGGAGGCTCTGCTGAGGGAGAAAGCCCAGCTCCACCTGCGGCTGAAGGGCCTGGAGGCAGAAGTGGCTGAGCTTCGAGCCCAGAAAGAAAACTCTGGTCAGCAGGCTGAGAACGTCCAGCGCATCCAGATCAGACAGCTCTCAGAGTCTCAAGCTGCAGTGAAGTCACTGGAGGTAAGACGCCAACATTTACACTGGGCTTTGTGAGGTTAAATTGTAACCCTCTGATTGGTCGATCTAATTTTGAGAGTTGACCTACATTTGATGGATCTGATTGTCTGTTGACTCGGCAGGCAGAGCGGCAGTCATTACGGCTGCAGCTGGAGCGGATGGAGAGTGAGCTTCATCTCAGCCATGAGCAGAATGGCCAGCTCACCGGACGACTACATAAAGCTGAGAGACAGGTCAGCTCCCTCAACTGTCAGGTATGATGATTCTTCTCTGAGATATCCCACTGACGGTAACAGTTTGAGTACatattacaaaataaatacatttttgtatgtatgcattttttaaaactgTGCTTGTAACAGGATAGTTATACGGTCATCAGGATTCCTTTAAGCTTGGctgaattgtttatttttgtttttatttgttgcagATTGAAAGCCTGAAGCATTCGCATAAGTTAGAGCTGGCCAGCACTAAACTGGAGTGTGCACGATCTAAAGGGGAggtggagagggagagagacacgCTGCAGGGTCATATTGATGGTAGGGGTCACATATAAACACAGGCAGATtctcaaatgtgtgtgtgtgtgtgtatatatacagggtggggaagcaaaatttacaatattttgaggcagagattgaaagacagtgtatgaccaattagtttattgaaagtcatgagaatttatttgccacaagaaaatttacataatagaaaatgtttttattctatgtgtcctccttctttctcaataactgccttcacacgcttcctgaaacttgcgcaagtgttcctcaaatattcgggtgacaacttctcccattcttctttaatagtgtcttccagactttctcgtaatagttttgctcatagtcattctcttctttacattataaacagtctttatggacactccaactatttttgaaatctcctttggtgtgacgagtgcattcagcaaatcacacactttttgacgtttgttttcctgattactcatatgggcaaaagtttctgaaaaggtatggataatagtgttaggtatgattatgacatcaatatatgtttggtttcaaaacaattgacgtagtgcgtgctgagaaaaaacaactaaatgttcattgtaaattttgcttccccaccctgtgtatatatatatatatatatatatatatataatgagaCTGTAGTCCTGTATCAGTTCAGCAAAACTGGTCCTGTTGCAGAGGAGGAGCACAGTATGTAGTTCCCCATCAATGTCACACTTTAATGGTTTCCTGTGTATTTTAGGTTTACAGACAGATGTAGAGGTACTAAAGGCCGCTATGGAGCGTCACAAGGAAGTCCTGgtggagaaagagagggaggcggTGAGGAGAGTACAGGCCGCTCGTGAGGAAGAGTTCCGCAAAACAGCAACTTTACACGAGGACAAGTGAGGAAGAACCTTCATGAGCTAATGTTCATGATtaggaaagacttttttttttttcatttcataaaatgtttttttttttttattaaattgagCATTTATTTGGCATTACAGGGCAAGTGTTAACAGTCTtctaagagtttttttttcttattggaaAAGGGCAAAAACTTTCAACTCCTTCTGTTCaagctatttaacctttctactGTTCTCGCTTGTAATAGGTTAGAGTTGGAGAACCGGGTTGCAGCATTGGAACAGCAGAGGGTGCTGCAGGAAGCTACAGACCAAGCCCAGAAAGAGGAATGGGAGGAGCGTATCCGCTACGCCCAACAAGGTGAAGAGTCGGCCCGCAGGGAACTGCAGAACCTGAGGTAGATGATTTCTGCGCTTGGGTATAAGTGGTTGTTTTCATTGTCTACAGAGTTGTTGACATTTTCAGTAATAAGTAGAAGAAGTGAAGGGGTGATATtttcaaatacatgttttacTTCAATTGTGGAAATATTTAAATGAACTAAACCTTATTTTTTATAGTCAGAACAGCCTTAGTTAAATAGTTAAGGATGGAGATACAGTTTAAAAagcaattaaatgatgaaataattcatgtgtatgtttgttctgtttttcagaAATAAACTACAGCATCAAAGTTTACAACTAGAAGAATTTGAGCGACAAAAAGCAGAGGTGGCAGATCTAAAACAGGTAAGCAGACATCGACCACCTCCGTCTTCTTTACCATCACAGTTTCACCATCACGCCACAAgggttttatgtcttttaatgaTAAATGTTATTGTTTCTTCGGCTCAACAGCAGAACCAGGAACTCAGCGTTCAGCTGGGGACACTGTCCCACTCTGAAAATGGTCTGATGGAAGCCAATCAGAGGCTCAGGGACACACTGGACCGAGTGAGAGAGGAGCTGAAGACGGTCCGATCCCAGTCAGAGAAGAGCCAGCATGAGGCAGAGAGGTACCGCTGGAGGAGTTATTATTGATTCACCTATTAGGCTTCATATCCCTGTTAAGCTTCTGTaaactttttgttgttttgctgtttgCTGGGGTTGAATTTTAAAGAGCTCTATTTCAGGGCGTTGGACGACCATCGAGTGGAGTGGTTAGAGGAGAAACACAAGCTACAGGAACGAGACGCTGAGCTACAGCTGAAATACAGTCAGGCCAAAGAGAGACTGCAGAGGGCAGCAATGGCTCAGAAAAAGGTAGAAGCTACTCTTCAGTGTCAGCAGTTTGGAGAGTTTGGCCTTAGAAACTTTTTCATCAAATGTTCACAAAGAACATGCTCATCCCAGATTTATCTGGACAAAGTTAATCCTGTCTGGTTGATGTATCGTATAATTTCATAATGAGCTTTACTGGTCCAGTCACATCACATGTTGGCATTTAAATTTGTCTGTAAAATCTGCAAACAATGTGTATATGTTGTACAGAGGAAAACTATGACGGAGAGCAGAGAGAGAAAGCTGCAGGACAAGATCCAGCTGCTGGAGGCCAAGCTCGCAGAGGTGGAACTGGAAGCTGAAGCTGCTGCAGCCAACAAGTGAGAACTCTGCAATGACAGGACTCaagcattttttttctattgtaaaTTATGACAGAAGACAAAGCATCCTGTTTTGCATTAACAGATTtaatatttacatgttaaaatattcagggtttgttccttttattcagaGAGGGGTTGTATGAGGCATGTTATGGTAGACTATCAGTATAGTTTCATTTTGGAGAAACAGATAGGACAGAATCTAAGCAGTGTTACGGTGTGGAAAGATTATTGGCAACATGTTTAGTTCCTTTAAaggtgtgatattttgctttttttaaatggaattatgcattttaaaacatttcccggtggtctacataaactgtaaaggcTATGCTTGGGTttcaattcttcattaatttctgactaatgacacgagaaaggtggttttgagcactggccctttaaatccaaatcagCCACTTTATGCCCCACCCCCTGCAGGATGTTGGCTGTGCTTCCTGTCCtgctcagccacttgtgttcgttaatacaaccaacaactgaacattttaggtaattggctcaaggtttttggacttttcagtttttactacaaccactgctgttgacaaacaattatggcgtactcggagaaatgttcatcgggcATCTTGacctatatgtgcaaatgtcattacataactagttataaaatgtaacaaaataagcaggaattaaaacaggttgtaaaaatccacttgatttttgctggaattaaaataaagatagctttgcagcacctggagggttcaaattcaaactttttgaactattagggtccaaatacacaaataaatgaaccaaagactaataaaagtggttttagcaaaatatgacccccttaAAAAATCTGGTTCAAATGTACACTACTATTTGACTAATTTCACATGTTAACACTGCTGTCAGACGGCCCTTTATGAGATGAACTGATGTCTTCAAAGTTCTTCAAACCTACTATACTCCCTTGACAAAGTAGCTTTATCTTGCATCACACAGGTCACTGATCTACTGCTATTTTAACCTGTAAATTTGTTTCGATCTGAACTAATGGAAAGGACATCTAACAGCCAGCAAGGTCAAATGAAAGTAGTCTAAACATAGCATTCAGTTGTATCTTTTATGTGCCACACTTTACTGCAGATAATCCACTGACTGTGCGCCTCATACAACCCCTCTCAACATGATCCACCTAACCCTTCAAATATGAACCATAAAAGCATTTTCCCCCTCCTCCGTGCAGACGTGCGTTGCATTCAGAGGAGCAGGCTCGGCTCAGCAGACAGTTGAAGGAGCTGCAGCGACGAAACAACGAGTTCCGTCAGCTGTTGTTAGGGGGCCAGGGTCCCTTCAGCGTGGGCCCCAGTTTCCTGACGTCCTCGCCCAACCCCCTCCCCGTGCTCAGGTCTGAGGGGCTGTCTTCCAACGTACCAGTAGGTCCACGCCCAACCGTTTGTCGCAGTACTGGTcgtaacacatgcacacacatttcaTGCGCACCTTCGTCTCTCGACAGGAGCAGCAGCTGACCGACCTGTCAGTGCTGCGTCAGAGGCTGCAGGACCTCGAAAGCGCACAGATGCAACAACTTGAAGAACTGGGATCTCTGGCCAACAAGAGCTCCACATCCCAGCCCGACCACTgatcaacagatttttttttttttttttgtctataaatTTTGGTATTAAGAGCACTGATGTGACGCCAGGTTTTATGATGATTAATTTGATCTAAAATGTGCTGATTTCCTCAGGGTTTTAATGTACATGTTTGCACAATATTTATAAAGACTGTATTTTCTACTGTCTCAGATAACTGTGGTTTTAATCTTGTGTCCATGGGGTGTTCTCTTCCAACTGCTTTCTAGGAGATTTACTTTTACCGTAGCTTTCTAGGCTTTGGGATCATTACTCATGCCAGTGAAAGGTTCCCTGGATCAGTTCCATGAGCAGCTCTTCAGTCCATCAAACAAGTCTTTCACATGATGTAGTTGCTCTTTTAGCTCTGAGGGAGCACCATTCTGGTTCAGCTTCTCCTGGATCTaaagaaaaagtgaagcaaatgtaTTTTGTCAAATGTTAATGATCTAATGTGGTCGTAATTCTGCTAGTAGGGTGGCAAATAATACTTCCTGGAAAGGTAACACATTTATTCTGAAACTGTTTTGTCGTCCAATACAACGACTTGAGAGCCTTATTTTATTTGAAAAGGTTTTGCTTGAAAACTGGAGTGTTAGGTGTAAAAAGTAAAGGAAATGTGCACAGAAGAGGAAGATCAAACAATCTCATTTCCTCTACATGCGTCGTGTGACTGATGATGGAACCATAGATAAAATATTGTTGACTGCTTTCATTTGTGGCACCAAATTAATGCGGGTCATTTCATTTTTTCCGTCTGTattcctttaaaaataattactcTTTTACATATAGTGATCGCAAAGGGCTTCATGACTTGACACTAAAAAATAAGACCAGAGTTACTCTAAAGATTCTAAGAAATGGGTTTTTGTAAATGACAGAACTGACCTCTGTGAAGTATTTCTGTATGAATTTGTAGAGCTCTCTCAGGGCTTCAGCTTCATTGAATTCGTTGTCATGTttctgaaatgaaaatatttgcTTAATGCCAAGGTTCACAGTGACACTGGAACTCAATTTGATAAATTAGACTTTTTACCTTTGACTCTAAGAGCAGGAAGTCCTTAAATTCTGACGCTGTGATTGGCTGCTGCTCCCGAATCTGCTTGTAGTAAAGCTTCACTTCCTGTTTAAACTTTGGAATGTCTTTGGTGTAGAGGAGTTTGTTGGTAGGTGTATgctgaaacaaatattagaaatacCAGGTGATGATATAAAGATAAATCTTTGGTCATTTTCAGTTAAATGATATGAGGTGATATTTTGTGACCCAAATGAACCTTCctgtgaggtcagaggtcacctctTTACACCAGCCACTCAGATCTCCTCCTAACTCACTGCcagtaaaaacaaagaaatgtgGGACCGACACCATAGTCTTCATTTTGTTAACATAAGCTATGTGCCTTTCCAGCTCCAAAGTGTCTACTTTGACTTTTGACTACTTTGACTGTATGTGTTGAGCTGCACTAAAGGAAAGACATGTTGCAAGAAGTATGAACTAGCCTCTTATTAGCCAAGTCTGGAAAGTACATTTACCCCATTACACACTGAAAGACACAGATCAGCTGTACCATTCTGACCACTAACTACTGTAGAGGTGTTCTTAAGTAGACATTTtagttatctatactttactggagtaattattatTCAGCTGACTTTTTCTACTTTACTCCTtacgcaattatctgtactttctactcctcacattttaaaaataaccttgttactcctatttcatttcagcttgttttcatttatcgttcaaataaaaaaaaaaatatccagataaatGGCTCCATCCGGATAGAGTGAGTTAGACTGTGGTTGGATTAGAAGTATAAACATTTACCATTCTGGCACCCTACTGGTTTGTATGCGATCCgtcacacctgactttttgcaccattccaatacttattttcaactagtcatcatatgtTCTGCTCcattaaacacatgttaatgctcagtaggacacaaATATGGTTCTATAAAaaatttgcattggactaaaatatGTTCATTTTCAATGAGCCTATATGCAGCTGAACATGCAGACTAGTGCATCCccaatgtttcaacattaacattttaatataacattatagtcattatggcctttagaaacatgttttttggggaggtggggtagtgcactatagaccCCTAAGGAACCGTCTAAGCTTTtatcctaatggcatttttttcccttacatttacttttatactttaagtagttttgaaaccagtacttttacacttttactggagtaaaaagcttgagttgatacttcaatgtctacagaagtctttttaaactctAGTATCtgtacctgagtaatgaatgggaatacttttgacacctctgctacTGATGAGCAAAGAGGTATCAGTGTAGATGATCTAATTACACTGGGACCTGTCAGTGAGTGGGATGTATTAGACATTAAGTGAACAACGTTGATGTGTTCGAAACAGCAAAGTGGGCAAGAatagggatctgagcaactttatTAATagtgatggtcaaatcactgggtcagaacatctgcagatcttgttcattcccagagtaaagtggttagtactgaccaaaagtatctaaagaacaatcAGATCTCAACCAATCGAGTTTCTataggagcagaacattattaccacctgtctattattgtgtaggtccacctttttcCACCAAAACCAGTTCTGACCTGAGGCCTacactccaccagacctctgaaggtgtgctgtggtatctggaccaagatgttatcAACAGATCCCTGAAGTTTTGGAAGTAGAAGTGGACCTCTATGGATCAGGTTTATTTAACCAACagctcccacagatgatcaactgtcctgagattgggatgtccttcctttgtccatttttggtcagtattAACCACTGCAGATCAGTAACACCCAaccagacctgcagttgtggaggtgctctgacccagtcatcaccattacaatatggacctggtcaaaccACTCAGGTCCTTgcgttgctcattttgctgcttctaacACATCAGCTTCGATGACTAAATGTTCACCTGTCTAATACATCCAACTAGTGAAATAACCAATatttattaccacttctcctgtcagtggtcagaatgttataaCTCATCAGTGTAGCTTTGGGAAGAAATCTGTCTATCAGCAAAAactgttttattaatattatccCCCGCAATTTTTAAAAAGTACACTTTGAAAAAAATGTAGCGGACTGACTCATGTCTCTATAAGTCTATTCCAAGCGTCATGTATTTCACCTTTCCCAGCTGGATGTCACTGAGGGAGAAGGAGTCCATGAAGGCCTGGGCGATGACGGACAAGCAGCCGTCTAAATGTGGAGTCTTCTCCATGTCAAAAACAAACTGCGGGTTCTTCAGGATGTTCACCCAGAAGCGTAGCGGTAAACTGCACACAAAAGACAGTGAcataaacaaaaatgtacaaacttaTTTGCACGTGTCAAACATTTAAAACAGCATGTCATGATCCAGACATACCTGTTGGTCTTCCAGATGTGCAGAACATCTGGATCagtgattttcatgttttcagCCTGAGCATCCAGGAAGTCAAAGAAGTATTTGATGGCGTGCGGTGCTTTGTTATGCTGCATCCCCCAGATACACCTGAACAGGTTCTCCACAAATGAATGTACCGCCACCTGGAAGACAAAGTTCGGTTTCGTACCGGGCTTCCATTACTGTTATATTCTGTGTTAGAAATATTGTGTCAACTTTTAAAAATTCCTTTCATAATCAGTTTTAGTGATGTACAAGCAGAAAAGAAAAGCCACAGCTTCCTCTTGCCTTTGTTGACAGCAGCTTAGTGAGGTGTACTTCCTTCAACTTTAACTTCTTCCTTTCTGGGTTCTTTCTTTGGTCCTCGTCTACATCAGGGTCAATCTGTAACAGCACCAACAGGCCATGCTCACTAAGAATATCAACAGACTTATGTCATGAATTTCTCTTTTTCGGCCTCTTCTTACCAAGTGGAAGTATTTTCCGGAAAAGTCCTTATCGTCTAGAAGAAGAAATTGACAGAAAATCACTGACTATAAGAAAGAATTTACtattttattcagatttattaaaAGGTTTTAATATAGCGGCTTTTAAAGTTATAAACATCTATTTTGTCTGAATTTTCCCATttatctgaaatgtttaaaaatgacaCCACATCATAATAACAGTGCATGTGAATGATTGTGTACTTTGTCAGATGTTACCTTTCAGACTTCCCTGAGGGCTCAGTGGAGGATGCGTTTTCTTAGAGAGTACTTTGATCTTTGCTCCATCAGTTACCTGCAGGTGAACAAACACCCACACAGTTTTACACTTTTGCAACTCAGATGCATGACTGTTCTCATCTCATGCAATCATCATTATGCCATCAAACagctggattttttgtttgtctatgGCAGCGGTCGTCCCCaatcttttttgtctcgtgaccccattttaacatcacaaatttctggtgaccccagacattcaaaacagagatatttttagctcaaattaatttgtttttgatcatgtaatagtttgctgtactatgttgcaaataaacgttaattttagatgacatttagtctatataatgtatattattatggacggaggcagaaaagccaggtgtagattactgcacaaaggaagaattttattttccttggtcaggatatgtacagtcagtccagcttggatttacaaggctgacaattaatactgaacaaacaagaactcaaactatgaattatgaaagagctgcaggatctgaaactgacctcaatgaacatttgacagataaacagtaccacagtgcttcagtttcagcttcacagtttgtcatgtcttttatatattatgattgtctctctcaactcaccatctattttttattagttatttttatttttatcaattactagaaatttcagatgaccccatttgaattccaggtgaccccacgtggggcccggaccccaaggttgaaaaacactggtctatggCAATCTTTATGGGAAAACAAGATAAAGCCATTATCGTCCATCCTCACTTTTGTATGAACCTTTAAAATGCTGTTTGAGGATTCAGAGTTAAGTTAGAATTAGGTTAAAGTAAAGCAAAAGCATCATGCAAGTGACTTTCCTCACAAAGATGGAAGacatgactgtgtgtgtgcgtgtgtgtgcgtgtgtgtgtgtgtgtggttgttgtCAAATACCCACAGAAATGTATATCTGTACTGTACAAACCACTGCGTCTGTTTCAGTTTATGCTGGCATTACCACATTTTACTTGTTATTTTAAATATAGTcatcttcctaaaataattgcacaagtcatttttttcagatttttcgggaaacacaaaaaaaccctgaatcaGACCTAAGTCACACTCTAttcaaatgggtgcttctatgaaactgggtttattttggtacctgggactttaccagctttttagacccaataataaaagagaaatttagacatatttccccccaggatgtacctaatgatgatctcagataaatgcaaaaatattctactcttgctctgagctatcccaaaattaatgaatttttaatcaaatatttgggccaaaaataaaaccaaaattgggacatgaaaatctacctaggtgtcagtgtatttaatctggaaaacatggctgtaaatggtcttatatagactatgattaaagacactgtgttaaatgtgatgatcttAGTGGTATTTCAAATGAAtcagtttttcatgaatcagcagtctaattccaggttttgtatttAACCCATTGTGTCTActcgcattacatgcagaacctgtccatttaaacacaaataaagcaTGAGTAACATTTCAACggcagccatttttgtgaaacaatcTGCTTTTTATAATTAGCttgatttccaaaatgtacctgtgagagaataaaaagatatcaaAAAAAATAGTAGAGCATAATTTTTGGGTCCTtcttactgtgttacatgtggattcttgtataaaaataatataaaaatgtgtttgaaaaatagtttctcttttatctcggtaaatatttatttttaaaatagacccaaagtgcctccAAACTTACTTTAtggcattagtctacatctggtttggatttttagcccccatgtcctgtttttagggaccagtttcatagaagcacccatatgcgaTTATCTTACAGAGTAGAATCACATGATCCGTTCAACTGAGAATGTTGGCCAATATCATGAAGAGCTgatttgggcaaaaaaaaaaatcatttttgtaaaaaaaaaaaaaaaattaggcgaTTATTTTAGGAACGTGACGATATTAAATCTCTATGGATGCATTAGGATGATTCAATAATTTAGTCACCATGGAATTTTCCAATCTAACACAAGCCCATAATTCAATCCCAATTATTTTATgtataaattaaataaagtatTTCCTATTAAACTGAGTCTCTGTCAGATTTATGTTCATAGATGTTAACTTACAAAACAACTCTGCAGCATCACATCTTGCTTAAGTCCTTAATTCGATACTTGGTCAGTCAGAGGGTTTATCCATATGTGACCCCACCTCAGCCCATCCATAAACACAACATTTAACAAGTCAGATCTAATAAATACTTGGAGGTTCACGTAGGAAAACAGTCATCTGGACAGTTCATAAACAGGGGCGGTCTTCTTACATGTCCATCAGAGACAGCGCTCTCCTGCT
This region of Sphaeramia orbicularis chromosome 12, fSphaOr1.1, whole genome shotgun sequence genomic DNA includes:
- the cep83 gene encoding centrosomal protein of 83 kDa isoform X2, which translates into the protein MTSSALGQSASLLPDLEPGIGKSAAMLGLSAGLGGAEMELQKMLIDERMKSEHHRTNYRTLKAELASLQDELTRTQGELKRLQFDRQAQQEKLQMMLAELRGELLDKTRELEDLRLQVMTPQRLELLRAQVQQEMEAPVRERFNKLEEEAEKYRSEYNKLRYEFTFLKSQFDHQREEHAHTLEERRIRYEAEISRLEKDKEDIVAQYQGSDPLCDEKRVEALLREKAQLHLRLKGLEAEVAELRAQKENSGQQAENVQRIQIRQLSESQAAVKSLEAERQSLRLQLERMESELHLSHEQNGQLTGRLHKAERQVSSLNCQIESLKHSHKLELASTKLECARSKGEVERERDTLQGHIDGLQTDVEVLKAAMERHKEVLVEKEREAVRRVQAAREEEFRKTATLHEDKLELENRVAALEQQRVLQEATDQAQKEEWEERIRYAQQGEESARRELQNLRNKLQHQSLQLEEFERQKAEVADLKQQNQELSVQLGTLSHSENGLMEANQRLRDTLDRVREELKTVRSQSEKSQHEAERALDDHRVEWLEEKHKLQERDAELQLKYSQAKERLQRAAMAQKKRKTMTESRERKLQDKIQLLEAKLAEVELEAEAAAANKRALHSEEQARLSRQLKELQRRNNEFRQLLLGGQGPFSVGPSFLTSSPNPLPVLRSEGLSSNVPEQQLTDLSVLRQRLQDLESAQMQQLEELGSLANKSSTSQPDH
- the cep83 gene encoding centrosomal protein of 83 kDa isoform X1, with protein sequence MTSSALGQSASLLPDLEPGIGKSAAMLGLSAGLGGAEMELQKMLIDERMKSEHHRTNYRTLKAELASLQDELTRTQGELKRLQFDRQAQQEKLQMMLAELRGELLDKTRELEDLRLQVMTPQRLELLRAQVQQEMEAPVRERFNKLEEEAEKYRSEYNKLRYEFTFLKSQFDHQREEHAHTLEERRIRYEAEISRLEKDKEDIVAQYQGSDPLCDEKRVEALLREKAQLHLRLKGLEAEVAELRAQKENSGQQAENVQRIQIRQLSESQAAVKSLEAERQSLRLQLERMESELHLSHEQNGQLTGRLHKAERQVSSLNCQIESLKHSHKLELASTKLECARSKGEVERERDTLQGHIDGLQTDVEVLKAAMERHKEVLVEKEREAVRRVQAAREEEFRKTATLHEDKLELENRVAALEQQRVLQEATDQAQKEEWEERIRYAQQGEESARRELQNLRNKLQHQSLQLEEFERQKAEVADLKQVSRHRPPPSSLPSQFHHHATRVLCLLMINVIVSSAQQQNQELSVQLGTLSHSENGLMEANQRLRDTLDRVREELKTVRSQSEKSQHEAERALDDHRVEWLEEKHKLQERDAELQLKYSQAKERLQRAAMAQKKRKTMTESRERKLQDKIQLLEAKLAEVELEAEAAAANKRALHSEEQARLSRQLKELQRRNNEFRQLLLGGQGPFSVGPSFLTSSPNPLPVLRSEGLSSNVPEQQLTDLSVLRQRLQDLESAQMQQLEELGSLANKSSTSQPDH